The window TTTATGCGCTATAATAATAGGATAGTTCCTATTAATAATCAATGGAGGAGGAAGAGGGATTCGAACCCCCGCGGGCTTTGACACCCCTGTCGGTTTTCAAGACCGATCCCTTCAGCCAGACTTGGGTATTCCTCCGTATCGACAAGTAGTAATATATCATATATACAAATAACATGTCAACCATTCTAAGAAAAAAAGTAGAGAATTTTTTTCTCTACTTTTTTCTGTAGCTTATTTTGTAATAAATTCTTTATTTCCCATGTAAGGACGCAACACTTCTGGAATTAAAATCGTTCCATCTTCTTGCTGATAGTTTTCAATAATTGCCGCTACTGTTCTACCGATAGCAAGTCCAGAACCATTTAATGTGTGCACATGTTCAGGTTTTGCCTTTGGATCACGACGGAAGCGAATGTTCGCACGCCTTGCTTGGAATGCTTCAAAGTTACTGCAAGAAGAAATTTCTCGGTACGTCCCGTAGCTTGGAATCCATACTTCAATATCATACTTTTTAGCAGCTGTGAACCCTAAATCTGCTGTACACATACTCAGTACTCGGTATGGTAGGCCAAGTAACTGTAATACTTTTTCAGCGTGTCCAGTTAATTTCTCTAGCTCTGCATAAGAATCTTCTGGCTTAACAAATTTTACCAGTTCCACTTTATTAAACTGGTGTTGTCGAATTAGTCCACGTGTATCACGCCCCGCAGAACCTGCTTCAGAGCGGAAACAAGCGCTAAATGCCGCATAGTTGATTGGTAGCATTTCATCTGTAAGAATTTCGTCACGGTGAATATTTGTTACTGGTACCTCTGCAGTTGGTGCTAAAAAATAATCTTCCTTTTCAATTAAGAATGCATCTTCTTCAAATTTAGGTAATTGTCCAGTCCCAGTCATACTTGCTCTATTGATTAAGTACGGAGGTAACACTTCAGTATAGCCATGCTCATCCACATGTAAATCTAACATGAAGTTAAATAGAGCTCTTTCTAAACGAGCGCCTAAGCCACGGTAAAATACAAAACGACTTCCTGTTACTTTTCCTGCACGTTCGAAATCCAATATTCCTAATTCATCAGCAACTTCCCAATGTGGTTTTGGTTCGAATTCAAAGTTTCGAACTTCTCCCCATATTCTTGCTTCTACGTTATCATCTTCTGTTGTACCAACAGGAACGCTCTCATGAGGAATGTTAGGAATAGATAAAAGTAATGATTCTAACTTCTCTTCTACACCTCGTAGCTCTTCGTCAAGCTCTTTAATTTGATCCCCTACTTCACGCATTTCAGTTATTAATTGGTCAGCATCTTGCTTTTCTCTTTTCAATAAAGCTACTTGTTGAGACACATCGTTTCGCTTGCTTTTTAACTGTTCTGTTTGCATTAATAGTTCTCTTCTTCTTACATCTAATGCTTCAAAATGATTTAAATCCGTCAAGTCTTCTCCACGATGTTGAAGCTTTTCTTTTACCTCTTCAAAGTTAGCGCGTAATAACTTTAAATCTAACATGATTTTTTGCCTCCTATATGTTAAAAAAATATAAAAAACTCCCGTCCCCATAATAGGGACGAGAGTATATTCCCGTGTTGCCACCCATGTTGAAGAAACCTTTTAGCCAAAAAAAGACTACATTTCTCCCACTTTCCATAGATAACGGCATTCTATACCGAAGTAACTTACTAAGCATACATACTATGCTATTAGGCTACTTTACTCAAGGATGGATTCACAAGGTTTATACACCAGTTTGCACCTACCACTGGCTCTCTAAAGTATAAAAGACTTGTTACTATTTCCTGTCATTGTTTTATAAATATATCATTTTATACTGTCTATTGTTGCTTTTGTAATAATTTACTATAAGTTTAGCTTAGTTGCAATAGTTTTATGCAATTGTTTTTAATTTAGACTCTTCTACCATTTTTACAAAGTACTCTGTTATACGGTGATCATCCGTTAATTCTGGATGGAACGAGCAACCTAAAAACTGACCTTGTCTAGCCGCTACAATACGTCCATTATGTTTGCATAATACTTCTACTTCTTCGCCAACTTCTACGATATGTGGCGCTCTTATAAACACACCAATAAAGTCTTCCCCAACACCAGCAATGCTTAGCTCTGCTTCAAAACTGTCTACTTGACGCCCAAAAGAGTTACGCTCTACAACTACATCCATAACGCCAATATGTGGTTCCCCGTAGCCAACAATTTGTTTAGCTATTAAAATTAAGCCTGCACAAGTACCGAACATTGGCTTACCTTCTGCTGCAAATTGTTTAAGCGAGTCCATGAATGAATATTTATCAATTAAGCGACGCATCGTTGTACTTTCGCCACCAGGGATAATTAAGCCATCCATCTCTAGTAATTGTTCTACTTTCTTAATAACATGAGCCTCTGCACCTGCTGCCTCAATAGAACGAACATGTTCTCTTACAGCTCCTTGAAGCCCTAAAACACCTATTTTCAACATATTGGATAACTCCTTTTTACCAGCCGCGTTCTTGCATACGATTTTCAGGTAATAAAGAAGAGATCTCGATACCTTTCATCGCTGAACCTAATCCTTTTGAAAGACTAGCAATTAACTCATAATCTTGGTAGTGCGTTGTTGCTTCTACAATTGCACGTGCAAATTTAGCCGGGTTGTCTGATTTGAAGATACCAGAACCTACGAATACTCCGTCTGCTCCAAGTTGCATCATTAACGCTGCATCAGCTGGAGTAGCAATACCACCTGCAGCAAAGTTTACAACTGGTAATTTACCTAAACGTTTGATTTCAAGTAATATTTCAAAAGGTGCGCCTAATAATTTTGCTTCTGTCATTATCTCATCTTCACTCATATGAACAAGCTTGCGAACTTGCGCATTTACTTTACGCATATGGCGAACAGCCTCTACGATATTACCAGTTCCCGGTTCACCCTTCGTACGAAGCATAGATGCACCTTCACCAATTCGGCGTGATGCTTCTCCTAGATCACGGCAACCACATACAAATGGTACTGTAAATGAACGCTTATCTAAGTGATACTCTTCATCTGCAGGAGTTAATACTTCACTCTCATCAAGGTAATCTACACCCATTGATTCTAAAACACGTGCTTCTACAATATGGCCAATACGTGCTTTTGCCATTACTGGAATAGTAACCGCCTTCATAACATCCTCAATAATTGTAGGATCAGCCATACGAGCTACTCCACCTGCTGCACGAATATCTGCAGGTACACGCTCTAATGCCATTACAGCAACAGCTCCAGCTTCCTCCGCAATTCTTGCTTGTTCTGCATTGACAACGTCCATAATTACGCCGCCTTTTTGCATTTCTGCCATACCGCGTTTAACGCGATCTGTTCCAGTGTTTGTCATAATAAAATCCCCCTCTATGTAGTAGGCTAAATGATGTTAATTTAAAGTATAATGGAGCTTGTCCATATTGTTTACATACCTGACCTATATTTTACATGAATTCGAATAAAAATCCTAATAAAAAATTATTCGTTTCATTTCTATACAAAAAGCCCTCTATCCGATGTGGAATAGAGGGGCTTTCATATTTTATTAGAACCAACCTTTTACTGTGCTAGCAACAGAAGACCAAATGTCTCCGAAAAATCCGCCGATTCCTCTTGTCGCTAAAACAAACCAATTAGCTTTTTCAATATCTACTGTTGTTACCAAATCTACTGTTACAGATTGATCAAACAAATAATTTAAATCATTACCAGTGTAGTTAACCGTCATATAACCAATCTTCGTTCCTTTTTCAATTGGTGCTGTTAACTCACCTTTATCATTTAATAGCTCTTCATCGAGTACATAGACCGCTTCAAACATATCTTCTTCCGCACGCTTCACTAACATTTTTAATGCTTCGCTTGTTTCCACTGATACTTCTTTTTCTTTCCCTTTCGTTACAGAAACAACTTCTTGCTCTTCTAGTTGGAATCCTGCTGGGAATAATTCAGTAACAGAGTAATTTGTGAAACCATAATTAAACATTTTTTCTGTTTCTCTAAAACGTGAAAATTCTGTTGAATTACCGTCAGCATTTTTAGCATTCATCACTACGGAAATCAAACGTAAATCATCTCGCTTAGCTGTGCCTGTAAAAGAGTAACCTGCAGCAGAAGTAAAACCTGTTTTAATACCGTCTGCTCCTGGATAGATAAACTGTGAATGGGATACCATTCGATTCCAGTTAGGCATATCAATCTCATCAGTTGTTCCTTCACGGAATTTTTTAAAAGGAATACTCGCTGTATCTAATAATTCTGGAAAATCTTTAACTAAGAAATAAGCTAGTTTTGCTAGAGCCTCTGCAGACATTCTACTTTCTGCATCAGCTGCAGTACCTTCAGGGTGCATCCCACCAAGACTGCTGTTGTTTAATCCTGTAGTATTAACAAACTCAAATTCTCCTAAGCCTAGTTCTGCACCTTTGTCATTCATCATACGCACAAAATTACTTTCAGATCCACCAACCATTTCTGCTAGCGCAATAGTTGCTCCGTTAGCAGAGTAAATCGCCATCGCTTCATATAACTCTTTCACTGAATAGGTGCCATCTGCTCGTAAAGGTACATTCGATAGACCTCTATTTTGTGATACACGGTAAACATACTCACTTACGTTGTACTGGTCATCCCATTTAAGTCTTCCTTCATTGATTGCCTCAAGGATTAAGTACTCTGACATCATCTTTGTCATACTTGCGATTGGTAATAAAACATCCGCATTTTTTTGATATATAACTTGTCCTGTATTGTAATCTACTAAAATAGCAGCACTTGCATTTACATTAAGAAAATCATTCTCTTGCGCTTTTACTGGATTTATAGTGAATACTGTACTTATTAACACAATGGATAAAATACTAATTAATAACTTTTTAAAATTCTTTTTCACTTGTATGACCTCCATACTTTTTTTCACATAGTCGTTATTTTAACATACATTGTACAAAAAAAATAGACAGAGAAAGTTGGGTACTTTCTCCATCTATGTTAAGCCTATTGAACCATAGGTTGTTAAGATATGGAATAGTTAGGTGATTCTTTTGTAATTTGCACATCATGGGGATGACTTTCTCTTAATCCAGCCCCGGTCATTTTGACAAATTGAGCATTTTCTCTTAATTCCTCTAAGTTCTTTGATCCACAATAACCCATACCAGAACGCAAGCCGCCTACCATTTGATAAATAGTTTCGCCTACAGGACCTTTATATGGTACACGTCCTTCAATTCCTTCTGGAACAAACTTTTTATTGTCCTCTTGGAAATATCGATCTTTGCTTCCTTTTTCCATTGCACCAACGGAGCCCATACCACGGTATACTTTAAAGCGACGGCCTTGGTATATTTCTGTTTCTCCAGGACTTTCCGATGTACCAGCTAACATACTTCCTAACATAACAACGTGTCCACCAGCTGCTAGCGCCTTTACAATATCACCAGAATACTTAATACCACCATCAGCAATAATAGAAACACCATGTTTTCTTGCTTCTGTTGCGCAGTCATAAACGGCAGTAATTTGTGGTACACCGACACCAGCAACGACCCGCGTCGTACAAATAGAGCCCGGTCCAATACCAACTTTAACTATATTTGCTCCGGCTTCAACTAACTCTCTAGTAGCTTCAGCCGTTGCCACATTACCTGCAATAATATTTAAACCTGGGAATGCTTCTCTTATTTTTCTTACCGTATCGATAACACCTTGGGAATGCCCATGTGCTGTATCTACTACTATTACATCTACCCCAGCTTCTACTAATTTCTCCACGCGAATCATCGTATCAGCAGTAACACCGACAGCTGCACCTACTACTAATCTACCTTGGGAATCTTTTGCTGAATTTGGGAATTCGATAACTTTTTCAATATCCTTAATGGTAATTAAACCTTTTAAAACGCCTGTTTCATCTACTAAAGGCAACTTTTCAATTTTATACTTTTGAAGGATTTTTTCTGCTTCAGCTAATGTCGTACCAACAGGAGCTGTCACTAAGTTTTCTTTTGTCATGACATCTGAAATCGGGATAGAATAATCCGAAATAAAACGCAAATCTCGGTTAGTCAAAATACCTACTAGAATTTTTTCTTCGAGATTGTTTACGATTGGAACACCAGAAATTCTATATTTACCCATTAAGTGTTCTGCATCAAATACTTGATGGTCGGGAGTTAAAAAGAAAGGATTTGTAATAACGCCACTTTCAGAACGCTTTACCTTGTCTACTTGCTCAGCTTGCTGTTCAATAGACATATTTTTATGAATAATACCTAATCCACCTTGTCTAGCCATTGCAATAGCCATTGCAGCTTCGGTAACAGTATCCATACCAGCGCTAATGATTGGTACATTTAACTGTAATGTATCGGTTAAACGGACAGTTAAATCTACGTCTTTCGGAAGAACTTCTGATTTTGCTGGTACTAAAAGAACATCATCAAACGTTAAACCTTCTTTTGCAAACTTGCTTTCCCACATGACAAAAAATCCCCCTTTAATAATGAAACCTGAAAATATTATTAGTAGCGTAACAACTGGGTAAAATACTGTCAAGAAGGTAAGGATAAGTTGGATTATTCAGAAAAATACATTTAGGCTTTAAAGGGGAGTTATGATGAAAAACCTGCTTGATTCGTTTCATATATTTCAATCTGCAGATGTTGCACAACCATTTTTACATAAATGTTATAAAAAGCAAGGGATTGCAAACTTAGAACTAAGTTATGCAAATGTTTATCGATTTATCTACTTCCTTGAGCACGGTATAACCTATTATGAGCAAGCTAAGAAATCACCTCTTTCCATAAAACCTGTACTATTGTTTTACGGAATGGTACAGCTTATAAAAGCATGTTTATTGACAGTCGATCCACACTATCCAGAGAATACTTCTGTATTAGCCCATGGAGTTTCTACGCGTAAAAGGAAAAAGCAAAGCTATACGTTTTTACATGATGAAGTAAAAACGCAAAAGAATGGACTTTTTTCACTCTTTTCCGACAAAATGTTTCATGTGAAACATATAGAGGGGACAAAATTCTCAATGGAAGAATTACTACTCTTTATTCCGGAGCTACGTGAAATGTTTGTTACTCTTCAGAAGAAAAACAATATGATGGAAATTGGGGAGTATCCAAATGGACCTTGGTCTTTTCGTGATTCTATTCTAGATGATTATCATATGACGAAAGATAGATTTATTTCCTTTGTAGAAGCGAACACAAAATTGAAACACGAGAAGGGTGATTCGGAAAACCATCTTGTATTTAGCGGGGACGTTCATTTGAACAATAGTTTCCCTATACAAGTTAGCTTGTTAGACAAAATCGTTCTCTTTCCTAGAGACAAGGAAACGTTCAAGCATAGCTTGAACGAGCTAATGGTTCATTACTTAATCTTGTACAACTTAAGTATGGTCTCTCGATATGAAACGGAGTGGTGGGGAGAACTGATGCACACTTTTCATAGTAGTGATCGTTCTTATATTATCGAATTTCTTTCTGTTACAGAGAATAAAGTGCCTTATTTACTATTCACTTTTTTACATGAGTTATTTAGAAGTGGATAGAGGCTTCTATCCACTTCTTTCTAGAATCCTCTTGTTTTTATAAGTCATACTTTACTTTATTCCATTTTTCATGCCACTTCTTCATTTTTAAACGATTATTGTATATATGTATTTGTTCTTTGTTCGTTTGAAAAAATGAGGTAGGCTTAACTATCATGTTTATCAAGTCATTTATACCACATGGTGTTGTTAGTACTAAGTTATGTTCCTTATCTAATTTGACTCCTATCGCAGTAGCTGTCTCTGGAAATTTTGATATTGCATCAACAGAAGAAGA is drawn from Bacillus alkalisoli and contains these coding sequences:
- the serS gene encoding serine--tRNA ligase, which encodes MLDLKLLRANFEEVKEKLQHRGEDLTDLNHFEALDVRRRELLMQTEQLKSKRNDVSQQVALLKREKQDADQLITEMREVGDQIKELDEELRGVEEKLESLLLSIPNIPHESVPVGTTEDDNVEARIWGEVRNFEFEPKPHWEVADELGILDFERAGKVTGSRFVFYRGLGARLERALFNFMLDLHVDEHGYTEVLPPYLINRASMTGTGQLPKFEEDAFLIEKEDYFLAPTAEVPVTNIHRDEILTDEMLPINYAAFSACFRSEAGSAGRDTRGLIRQHQFNKVELVKFVKPEDSYAELEKLTGHAEKVLQLLGLPYRVLSMCTADLGFTAAKKYDIEVWIPSYGTYREISSCSNFEAFQARRANIRFRRDPKAKPEHVHTLNGSGLAIGRTVAAIIENYQQEDGTILIPEVLRPYMGNKEFITK
- the pdxT gene encoding pyridoxal 5'-phosphate synthase glutaminase subunit PdxT, whose protein sequence is MLKIGVLGLQGAVREHVRSIEAAGAEAHVIKKVEQLLEMDGLIIPGGESTTMRRLIDKYSFMDSLKQFAAEGKPMFGTCAGLILIAKQIVGYGEPHIGVMDVVVERNSFGRQVDSFEAELSIAGVGEDFIGVFIRAPHIVEVGEEVEVLCKHNGRIVAARQGQFLGCSFHPELTDDHRITEYFVKMVEESKLKTIA
- the pdxS gene encoding pyridoxal 5'-phosphate synthase lyase subunit PdxS encodes the protein MTNTGTDRVKRGMAEMQKGGVIMDVVNAEQARIAEEAGAVAVMALERVPADIRAAGGVARMADPTIIEDVMKAVTIPVMAKARIGHIVEARVLESMGVDYLDESEVLTPADEEYHLDKRSFTVPFVCGCRDLGEASRRIGEGASMLRTKGEPGTGNIVEAVRHMRKVNAQVRKLVHMSEDEIMTEAKLLGAPFEILLEIKRLGKLPVVNFAAGGIATPADAALMMQLGADGVFVGSGIFKSDNPAKFARAIVEATTHYQDYELIASLSKGLGSAMKGIEISSLLPENRMQERGW
- a CDS encoding D-alanyl-D-alanine carboxypeptidase family protein — translated: MKKNFKKLLISILSIVLISTVFTINPVKAQENDFLNVNASAAILVDYNTGQVIYQKNADVLLPIASMTKMMSEYLILEAINEGRLKWDDQYNVSEYVYRVSQNRGLSNVPLRADGTYSVKELYEAMAIYSANGATIALAEMVGGSESNFVRMMNDKGAELGLGEFEFVNTTGLNNSSLGGMHPEGTAADAESRMSAEALAKLAYFLVKDFPELLDTASIPFKKFREGTTDEIDMPNWNRMVSHSQFIYPGADGIKTGFTSAAGYSFTGTAKRDDLRLISVVMNAKNADGNSTEFSRFRETEKMFNYGFTNYSVTELFPAGFQLEEQEVVSVTKGKEKEVSVETSEALKMLVKRAEEDMFEAVYVLDEELLNDKGELTAPIEKGTKIGYMTVNYTGNDLNYLFDQSVTVDLVTTVDIEKANWFVLATRGIGGFFGDIWSSVASTVKGWF
- the guaB gene encoding IMP dehydrogenase, with protein sequence MWESKFAKEGLTFDDVLLVPAKSEVLPKDVDLTVRLTDTLQLNVPIISAGMDTVTEAAMAIAMARQGGLGIIHKNMSIEQQAEQVDKVKRSESGVITNPFFLTPDHQVFDAEHLMGKYRISGVPIVNNLEEKILVGILTNRDLRFISDYSIPISDVMTKENLVTAPVGTTLAEAEKILQKYKIEKLPLVDETGVLKGLITIKDIEKVIEFPNSAKDSQGRLVVGAAVGVTADTMIRVEKLVEAGVDVIVVDTAHGHSQGVIDTVRKIREAFPGLNIIAGNVATAEATRELVEAGANIVKVGIGPGSICTTRVVAGVGVPQITAVYDCATEARKHGVSIIADGGIKYSGDIVKALAAGGHVVMLGSMLAGTSESPGETEIYQGRRFKVYRGMGSVGAMEKGSKDRYFQEDNKKFVPEGIEGRVPYKGPVGETIYQMVGGLRSGMGYCGSKNLEELRENAQFVKMTGAGLRESHPHDVQITKESPNYSIS
- a CDS encoding YaaC family protein, with the translated sequence MMKNLLDSFHIFQSADVAQPFLHKCYKKQGIANLELSYANVYRFIYFLEHGITYYEQAKKSPLSIKPVLLFYGMVQLIKACLLTVDPHYPENTSVLAHGVSTRKRKKQSYTFLHDEVKTQKNGLFSLFSDKMFHVKHIEGTKFSMEELLLFIPELREMFVTLQKKNNMMEIGEYPNGPWSFRDSILDDYHMTKDRFISFVEANTKLKHEKGDSENHLVFSGDVHLNNSFPIQVSLLDKIVLFPRDKETFKHSLNELMVHYLILYNLSMVSRYETEWWGELMHTFHSSDRSYIIEFLSVTENKVPYLLFTFLHELFRSG